In Nocardioides bizhenqiangii, the DNA window CGCAGGTCGAGGACCTGATAGCCGGCCTAGAGCCTGAGCTCCTCGGCCAGGTCACCGCAACAACGGCCGAGTTGCTTCGCTTCTGGTTTCAGCAGGACTACTGCGACGTACGGGACCTCAACTTCCACGAAGGTCAGCGCAGAGCCATCCTGCATGTCATCTACGCCCATGAAGTTGTGGGCGCGAAGACTCTGGGCGAGCTGTACCAGGCAGTGGCGCCCAACGCCATGCTCGATGGCGGGGTCCTCGGCGAGGTGACCCGGGACCGTCACCAACACCCGAAGTACGCGGCGAAGATGGCCACCGGGACCGGCAAGACTTGGGTGCTCAACGCCCTCCTGGTCTGGCAGTACCTCAACAAGAAGGCGACGCCTGACGATGAGCGCTTCACTAGCAACTTCCTGCTCGTCGCGCCTGGTCTCATCGTGTACGACCGGTTGCTCGATTCCTTCCAGGGCAAGACCATCGACGGCATCCGTGACTTCACCACGAGTGACATTCATCGACAGCAGGCTCTATTCATCCCCGACAACTACCGTCAGTCGATATTTGGCTTCCTTCAGTCGTCAGTGGTCACCAAGACTGACATTGGTCGGAAGGTCACGGGCGGGGGCATGGTCGCCATCACCAACTGGCACTTGCTCGCTGGCGTCGAAGATCCAAACTTCCTTGACGAGGATGGCGTCGAGGCTCCGGGTAGCGACATCGACGGCAAGGCTGCCGTGGAGAGCCTCTTTCCGCTTACTCCAGGCACGTCCAAGGGCAACTCGCTCGACGTGCTAGATCGGCGGTTCGCACGTGGTGGGCCGTTGCAGTTCCTAGTCGATCTTCCCGACCTCATGGTCTTGAACGACGAGGCACACCACATACACGAGGTTCGCTCGGCGGGAGAGGTCACGGATGTCGAGTGGCAGAAGAGTCTTCTGGAGATCGCAGCGCCGAAGGGCCACAGGTTCATCCAGGTGGACTTCTCCGCAACCCCGTACAACGAGGTCGGCAGTGGCAAGAAGAAGGGGAGGCAGTACTTCCCTCACATTGTGGTGGACTTCGACCTAACCAGCGCGATGAAGGCTGGCCTGGTGAAGGCGCTCGCCCTCGACAAGCGCAAGGAGGTCGCGGCCCTGCCGCTCGACTTCCGTTCAGAGCGTGACGACGCGGGCAACGTGGTCGGGCTGTCGCAGGGACAGAGAGTGATGCTTCAAGCCGGGCTGACCAAGCTCCGCATCCTCGAAGAGCAGTTCGCTAAGACCGATCCAGACAAGCACCCAAAGCTCCTGGTGATCTGCGAGGACACTAACGTCACCCCGCTCGTTGAGGACTTCCTCGTTGAGACTGGGATGGGGGCCGACGACGTACTGCGGGTGGACTCTGGCAAGAAGGCCGAGCTGGCGGCTAAGGATTGGGAGCCGATTCGCGAGCGGCTGTTTGATGTCGACCGACACTCAACGCCGCGCGCGATCGTCTCGGTGCTCATGCTTCGCGAGGGCTTCGACGTGTCGAACATCTGCGTGATCGTCCCTCTCAGGAGCTCGCAGGCCTCGATCCTGCTGGAGCAGACCGTAGGCCGCGGTCTGCGGCTGATGTGGCGAGGCGACGAGACGATCGATGAGCTAAAGCAGGAGACTCGCGAGCGCATCGCGAACGGCCAGGAACCAAACAACTATTTTGACGTCTTGTTCGTTGTGGAGCATCCGGCGTTCGAGGAGTTCTATAAGGATCTGATCGCCGAGGGCCTGGCGGGAACGGTCGGCGACGACGCAGATGAGACGAACCCGCGCGGTGACCTGGAAAGTGTCGATCTCAAGCCGGGGTATCAGGCCTTCGACTTCGAGATTCCAGTGATCCTGCGGGACGCCGACGAGGAGTTGAAGGCCCCGAGCCTCGACCCGATGGTCTTGCCGCCTAGCAAGTACCCGATCGACTTTCTGATCCGGCAGATCGGCAAGGGCGATCAGTTCGCGTCACACGATCAGCAGAGCGGCACCCAGTACGGCGACTACCGGGTCGAGGGCGGCATCCTGACAGCAACCGGCTACAACGACTATCTGTCCCGCATGACCAACCGCATCACACACGCTCTCGGCGCCAATATCACCAAGAGCGCAGCCAAGTTCAAAGAAGTGAGTCAGTTCCCGATTCTCCAAGCGCACCGGCCCCTGCTGGTGGGCTGGCTGGATGCCTACATCCGCGGGCGCTTGTTCGGCAAGGAGTTCGACCCCCACCAGGACGAGAACTGGCGGGTGCTCATGGTCGACGATGTCGCGCAGCACGTCGCCGGGGTGTTTGCAACAAGGCTTACCGAGCTTCAGGAGAGTGTGAAGGCAAGCGAAGCCAAGGTGCGCCACATCTTGCTGTCCGAGGTCAAGACGATCCCCGTGCGATCGACCTCATTCCTAGAGGTCAGGAAATGCATCTATCCGAAGCTCCCGATCCCGACGTACAAGGGTGGCTTGGAGCGCCGGTTCGTTCAGTGGGTCGAGAAGGACACGAAGGTTGAGGCGTTCTGCAAGATCCATGAACACCGCCACCATGTGATGCGCCGCCCGTACTTGAAGGCGGACGGAATGCCGGCCCAGTACTCGCCGGACTTCATCGTGCGAACTGGGGACGCTATCTATGTGGTAGAGACGAAGGCCCAGTCGGCGCTCTCCGATGAGAATGTCCGGCGCAAGGAGCGCGCTGCGCTCACGTGGGTCGAGCAGATCAACACTTTAGAGCCGCACCACCGCATGGACGTTTCGTGGTCGTACGTGCTGCTGGGCGAGGAGTTCGTCAAGAGCTGGGAGTCGAAGGGCATGCGTGCCTCTGAAGCTTTGGAGATGGCGCGCCTTCGTCGTCCCGACGATCCTGGCCAGACCACAATCTTCTGACTCCGCAGGGGCCGACGCACCGGCCCGGGCGTGACGGATTAGAACAGGCCGCTCGACGGGTCATCCCGGCCCGGCTGGTCCTGGATGGCGTCGATGACTCCGGTGATCTGAGCGTGGTACAGCCACGAGAGGTTGCCCTCTTTCTCGAGGTCGCCAGCCACCTGAACGACGCTCCCCTGGTCGTGGGCATTGAGCGCGCGGTGGTAGTCGTCTTGGCCGAGGTGCACCCGGAGCTTGTTCGCTGGCTGCCCCGACAACGTCGTTATGCCGATGACTCCAGGACCACCAGCGTCGGACCGACTCAGCAGGTGGACCGTTCCGCTCGCGGTGACCCGGCGCGAAGGCTCAGGCCGCACTAGTTCGTTCGCGGCGCGTTCCAGCACCGGTACGACCGATGCCGCGAATGTGAACTCCTGTTCGTACGTCTGGAGTTCAGCTGGGTCTGGCTCCCACGTCACCGTGATGCTGGCGTAGTCGGAGTTCTGAGCAATGCGCTTGATCGCGGTCACTGACTCGTAGGAGAGAGCTAGTTCCGGGGACTTGAACGCTGACAGGCTGTTGCTTGTTCGGTAGTGGTCAATCGCTTCGGTTGCTGACGATAGCGATTCGACGATGGTTCGCGAGACCTCGCGACTTGCCACCGCATCCGTGTCGCCGAAGAGCGCGGCCTCGTCGGCATCTTTGCGTCCGCGCAACGGAATCGCACCGTTCACCGGAACGTAGGCTCGGACCACATAGCTGCCGACCTCTGTCTGACCCATCATCACCTCGTCAAGGAAGCGATTGGCAAAGCGGCCGTACTTGTTGCCGAAGTACGTGAGGCGCTCTCGCGCTCCCTTCGCCCCGGCGACCAGCAAGCCGCGTGCAGACGCGACTAACGTTTCTCCCTCCTCCCACTGGATCCATCCTTTCGGCGCCGCAGTCTCCTTAGCGAAGGCGAACTGATCCGTCGGAGACGTCGTGAGCCGACTGAGCAGTGTGAACGCCGCCGAGTCACTCGGCAGGTTCCGAAGCACATCGACGGCATCGCGCATCAACTCCGGAAAGTCAG includes these proteins:
- a CDS encoding DEAD/DEAH box helicase family protein codes for the protein MNALFPLAAGLSAQVDPQVEDLIAGLEPELLGQVTATTAELLRFWFQQDYCDVRDLNFHEGQRRAILHVIYAHEVVGAKTLGELYQAVAPNAMLDGGVLGEVTRDRHQHPKYAAKMATGTGKTWVLNALLVWQYLNKKATPDDERFTSNFLLVAPGLIVYDRLLDSFQGKTIDGIRDFTTSDIHRQQALFIPDNYRQSIFGFLQSSVVTKTDIGRKVTGGGMVAITNWHLLAGVEDPNFLDEDGVEAPGSDIDGKAAVESLFPLTPGTSKGNSLDVLDRRFARGGPLQFLVDLPDLMVLNDEAHHIHEVRSAGEVTDVEWQKSLLEIAAPKGHRFIQVDFSATPYNEVGSGKKKGRQYFPHIVVDFDLTSAMKAGLVKALALDKRKEVAALPLDFRSERDDAGNVVGLSQGQRVMLQAGLTKLRILEEQFAKTDPDKHPKLLVICEDTNVTPLVEDFLVETGMGADDVLRVDSGKKAELAAKDWEPIRERLFDVDRHSTPRAIVSVLMLREGFDVSNICVIVPLRSSQASILLEQTVGRGLRLMWRGDETIDELKQETRERIANGQEPNNYFDVLFVVEHPAFEEFYKDLIAEGLAGTVGDDADETNPRGDLESVDLKPGYQAFDFEIPVILRDADEELKAPSLDPMVLPPSKYPIDFLIRQIGKGDQFASHDQQSGTQYGDYRVEGGILTATGYNDYLSRMTNRITHALGANITKSAAKFKEVSQFPILQAHRPLLVGWLDAYIRGRLFGKEFDPHQDENWRVLMVDDVAQHVAGVFATRLTELQESVKASEAKVRHILLSEVKTIPVRSTSFLEVRKCIYPKLPIPTYKGGLERRFVQWVEKDTKVEAFCKIHEHRHHVMRRPYLKADGMPAQYSPDFIVRTGDAIYVVETKAQSALSDENVRRKERAALTWVEQINTLEPHHRMDVSWSYVLLGEEFVKSWESKGMRASEALEMARLRRPDDPGQTTIF